One Micromonospora sp. WMMD812 genomic window carries:
- the pstS gene encoding phosphate ABC transporter substrate-binding protein PstS encodes MKLQRHGALACLALTATLAISACGSDNNESAPGASASGSAAAVDCATGTVNAQGSSAQKNAMAEWIKAYQQKCTGTTINYEPSGSGAGIQAFIAGTADFAGSDSALKPEEQPQADAKCVGGKAIHLPMVIGPVAVAYNVSGVDNLQLKPATLAKIFAGKVTKWDDAAIKADNPDAKLPSTTIQTVHRSDESGTTDNFTNYLSKTAETDWTFGKAKAWKGPGGTGSKGSDGVASSVKGADGSIGYMEWSFAENAGLKMAKIGNGNNEFAELTAENAGKTIAGAKVEGQGDDLKLSIDYNTKEAGAYPIVLATYEIVCSKGLATDKLPLVKGLLGYAASTEGQAAMTELGYAPLPESVRTKVEAAVKNIS; translated from the coding sequence GTGAAGCTCCAGCGGCACGGCGCGCTTGCCTGCCTCGCTCTTACCGCGACGCTCGCTATCAGTGCATGCGGCTCGGACAACAACGAGTCCGCCCCCGGTGCCAGCGCCTCCGGCTCGGCCGCTGCGGTCGACTGCGCCACCGGCACCGTGAACGCCCAGGGCTCCTCGGCTCAGAAGAACGCCATGGCCGAGTGGATCAAGGCGTACCAGCAGAAGTGCACCGGCACCACCATCAACTACGAGCCCTCCGGCTCCGGCGCGGGCATCCAGGCCTTCATCGCCGGCACGGCCGACTTCGCCGGCTCCGACTCGGCCCTCAAGCCGGAGGAGCAGCCGCAGGCCGACGCGAAGTGCGTTGGTGGCAAGGCGATCCACCTGCCGATGGTGATCGGCCCGGTGGCCGTGGCCTACAACGTCAGCGGCGTGGACAACCTCCAGCTCAAGCCGGCCACTCTGGCGAAGATCTTCGCCGGCAAGGTGACCAAGTGGGACGACGCGGCCATCAAGGCCGACAACCCGGACGCGAAGCTTCCGTCGACCACCATCCAGACGGTGCACCGCTCGGACGAGTCCGGCACCACTGACAACTTCACCAACTACCTGAGCAAGACCGCCGAGACCGACTGGACCTTCGGCAAGGCCAAGGCGTGGAAGGGCCCGGGCGGCACCGGCTCCAAGGGCTCGGACGGCGTGGCCAGCTCGGTCAAGGGCGCGGACGGCAGCATCGGCTACATGGAGTGGTCGTTCGCCGAGAACGCCGGCCTCAAGATGGCCAAGATCGGTAACGGCAACAACGAGTTCGCCGAGCTGACCGCCGAGAACGCCGGCAAGACCATCGCCGGCGCCAAGGTCGAGGGCCAGGGCGACGACCTCAAGCTGTCGATCGACTACAACACCAAGGAGGCCGGGGCCTACCCGATCGTCCTGGCGACCTACGAGATCGTCTGCAGCAAGGGCCTCGCCACCGACAAGCTGCCGCTGGTCAAGGGCCTGCTCGGCTACGCCGCCAGCACTGAGGGCCAGGCTGCCATGACCGAGCTGGGCTACGCCCCGCTGCCGGAGAGCGTCCGCACCAAGGTCGAGGCCGCGGTCAAGAACATCTCCTGA
- the mshD gene encoding mycothiol synthase, whose product MSSAEPTLDQVTRADRLSGAEVADVLALAVSAGDSDGADPFDEHVLLRLRDPDAAAVHLVARADDGTLTGYAHLDTTDPAGGIGVELVVHPAYRRRGTGRALARGVLASATGPLRAWAHGDHPSAAALAVDLGFTRARVLWQLRRSLTAPLAEPALPDGVVLRAFEPGADDVAWLALNARAFADHPEQGRWTADDLRVRLAEPWFDPAGFLLAVEESTGRLVGFHWTKVHERPGSARIGEVYVLGVDPATHRGGLGRALTTAGLAYLRDRRGLDRVMLYVDDTNTAAMALYRRLGFLPWSAHVNYHLG is encoded by the coding sequence ATGAGCAGCGCTGAGCCCACCCTCGACCAGGTGACCCGGGCCGACCGGCTGTCCGGCGCCGAGGTCGCCGACGTGCTGGCGCTGGCGGTGTCGGCGGGCGACAGCGACGGCGCCGATCCGTTCGACGAGCACGTCCTGCTCCGGCTGCGCGACCCGGACGCCGCGGCCGTGCACCTGGTCGCCCGGGCCGACGACGGCACCCTGACCGGATACGCCCACCTGGACACCACCGACCCGGCCGGCGGGATCGGAGTGGAGCTGGTGGTCCACCCGGCCTACCGGCGGCGGGGCACCGGACGGGCGCTGGCCCGGGGAGTGCTGGCCTCCGCCACCGGTCCGCTGCGGGCCTGGGCGCACGGCGACCACCCGTCGGCCGCGGCCCTCGCGGTCGACCTGGGCTTCACCCGGGCGCGCGTGCTCTGGCAGCTGCGCCGGTCGCTGACCGCCCCGCTGGCCGAGCCCGCCCTGCCCGACGGTGTGGTGCTGCGCGCGTTCGAGCCGGGGGCGGACGACGTGGCCTGGTTGGCGCTCAACGCCCGGGCCTTCGCCGACCATCCGGAACAGGGCCGGTGGACCGCCGACGACCTGCGCGTACGCCTGGCCGAACCGTGGTTCGACCCGGCCGGCTTCCTGCTCGCCGTCGAGGAGTCCACCGGGCGACTGGTCGGCTTCCACTGGACCAAGGTGCACGAGCGCCCGGGCTCGGCCCGGATCGGCGAGGTCTACGTGCTGGGCGTCGACCCGGCCACGCACCGTGGCGGGCTGGGCCGGGCGCTGACCACCGCCGGGCTGGCGTACCTGCGGGACCGGCGCGGCCTGGACCGGGTGATGCTCTACGTCGACGACACGAACACCGCCGCGATGGCCCTCTACCGGCGGCTCGGCTTCCTGCCCTGGTCGGCACACGTGAACTACCACCTGGGCTGA
- a CDS encoding polysaccharide deacetylase family protein, whose product MATGGDTAGGLDRIRAILRPGSTGRAVAAVTLVVAALLGSAYALGRSLVPDAERNPAGVTGDLNAPHYADQPSNTPTSSASPGPDGRSTTPTEAGQDGSSGDANGDGLYGAHTTTGNGKVALTFDDGPDPQYTPQVLSALREYGVHATFCLVGEMAQNNPELVREIVADGHTLCNHTWNHDVTLGKRSPDAIRADLLRTNAAIRAAVPDAPIVWYRQPGGAWTYPVVSVAHTLGMTPVHWDVDPMDWEAPGAAKIASTVVTGVAPGSVVLLHDAGGNRQGTVDALYRILPDLTSRFELEALPTDPT is encoded by the coding sequence ATGGCTACGGGGGGCGACACGGCCGGCGGGCTCGACCGGATACGAGCGATCCTGCGGCCCGGCTCGACGGGGCGCGCCGTCGCGGCCGTCACCCTGGTGGTGGCCGCACTGCTCGGCTCCGCGTACGCCCTCGGCCGGAGCCTGGTGCCGGACGCGGAGCGCAATCCCGCGGGGGTCACCGGCGACCTGAACGCCCCGCACTACGCCGACCAACCGTCGAACACACCGACCTCCTCGGCGAGCCCAGGGCCGGACGGCCGGAGCACCACCCCGACCGAGGCCGGGCAGGACGGCTCTTCCGGGGACGCCAACGGCGACGGCCTCTACGGCGCGCACACCACCACGGGCAACGGCAAGGTCGCGCTCACCTTCGACGACGGGCCGGACCCGCAGTACACCCCGCAGGTCCTCTCCGCGCTGCGGGAGTACGGCGTCCACGCCACCTTCTGCCTGGTCGGAGAGATGGCACAGAACAATCCGGAACTCGTCCGGGAGATCGTCGCCGACGGGCACACCCTCTGCAACCACACCTGGAATCACGACGTGACACTGGGCAAGCGGTCGCCGGACGCGATCCGGGCCGACCTGCTGCGGACCAACGCGGCGATCCGGGCGGCGGTGCCCGACGCCCCGATCGTCTGGTACCGCCAGCCCGGCGGCGCGTGGACCTATCCGGTGGTGTCGGTGGCGCACACGCTGGGCATGACGCCGGTGCACTGGGACGTGGACCCGATGGATTGGGAGGCGCCGGGGGCGGCGAAGATCGCCTCGACCGTGGTGACCGGGGTCGCACCGGGGTCGGTCGTGCTGCTGCACGACGCGGGCGGAAACCGGCAGGGCACCGTGGACGCGCTGTACCGCATCCTGCCGGACCTGACCTCCCGGTTCGAGCTGGAGGCGCTGCCGACCGACCCGACGTGA
- a CDS encoding response regulator transcription factor, with protein sequence MIVEILLLVSARAGEPSVVLPALDLLPHSVRTAPRDVRTLVAGPSPDAVLVDARSELSEARATCRMLHATGLGVPLVAVVTEAGLIALNADWGVDDVILASAGPAEVEARLRLAVGRLSNAIAGAGGSIRAGELTIDPDTYAAKLKGRPLDLTYKEFELLKFLAQHPGRVFTRDQLLREVWGYDYFGGTRTVDVHVRRLRAKLGSEYESMIGTVRQVGYKFVVPPSRSLPDAEHAPLPV encoded by the coding sequence GTGATCGTGGAGATCCTGCTGCTGGTGAGCGCGCGTGCAGGTGAACCGTCCGTGGTGCTGCCGGCACTCGACCTGCTGCCGCACTCGGTCCGCACCGCGCCGCGCGACGTTCGCACCCTGGTCGCCGGCCCGAGCCCGGACGCGGTGCTGGTCGACGCGCGCTCCGAGCTGAGCGAGGCCCGCGCGACCTGCCGCATGCTGCACGCCACCGGCCTGGGCGTCCCGCTGGTCGCGGTGGTCACCGAGGCGGGTCTGATCGCCCTGAACGCCGACTGGGGCGTCGACGACGTCATCCTCGCCTCGGCCGGTCCGGCCGAGGTGGAGGCTCGACTGCGACTGGCGGTGGGCCGGCTGAGCAACGCGATCGCCGGCGCCGGCGGCTCGATCCGAGCCGGTGAGCTGACCATCGACCCGGACACCTACGCCGCGAAGCTGAAGGGCCGCCCGCTCGACCTCACCTACAAGGAGTTCGAGCTGCTGAAGTTCCTGGCCCAGCACCCGGGCCGGGTGTTCACCCGGGACCAGCTCCTCCGGGAGGTCTGGGGCTACGACTACTTCGGCGGCACCCGGACGGTCGACGTGCACGTCCGACGGCTGCGGGCCAAGCTCGGCTCGGAGTACGAGTCCATGATCGGCACGGTGCGCCAGGTCGGCTACAAGTTCGTCGTGCCGCCGTCCCGCTCGCTGCCGGACGCGGAGCACGCGCCGCTGCCGGTCTGA
- a CDS encoding DUF2993 domain-containing protein, giving the protein MAQAEPAYVERPRRRGRRALVVLLVLLLVLAGLLVVADRVAAGVAERAIADQVRQEVAKQAAQSSPPEVEVGGFPFLTQVLDGRYERISIVLREVRGSVQGDAISLPVLDVDAHDVRASLDTIRSGQGEVVAETVNGTATISYDSLAALLDRPGLKLSEQGGKLAVTAPVDILGQQLTVTGTADVTVSEQGKVGLRFNNLDAEGLPNVPLARTLLNNYAQGISVDVPLPDLPFQLAVREVRPLPEGLTVTADARDVPINAAG; this is encoded by the coding sequence GTGGCGCAGGCCGAACCGGCGTACGTGGAACGTCCCCGGCGACGCGGGCGCAGGGCGCTCGTGGTGCTCCTCGTCCTGCTCCTGGTGCTCGCCGGGCTGCTGGTCGTCGCCGACCGGGTGGCCGCCGGCGTGGCCGAGCGGGCCATCGCCGACCAGGTCCGCCAGGAGGTGGCCAAGCAGGCCGCGCAGTCCTCCCCGCCGGAGGTCGAGGTGGGTGGCTTCCCGTTCCTGACCCAGGTGCTCGACGGCCGTTACGAGCGCATCTCCATCGTGCTGCGCGAGGTGCGCGGCTCGGTCCAGGGCGACGCGATCAGCCTGCCGGTGCTCGACGTGGACGCGCACGACGTCCGAGCCTCGCTGGACACCATCCGCTCCGGGCAGGGCGAGGTGGTCGCGGAGACGGTGAACGGCACCGCCACCATCAGCTACGACAGCCTGGCCGCGCTGCTCGACCGCCCCGGTCTGAAGCTCAGCGAGCAGGGCGGCAAGCTCGCCGTCACCGCGCCGGTGGACATCCTCGGCCAGCAGCTCACCGTCACCGGCACCGCCGACGTGACGGTCAGCGAGCAGGGGAAGGTCGGCCTGCGCTTCAACAACCTGGACGCCGAAGGGCTGCCGAACGTGCCGCTGGCCCGCACGCTGCTGAACAACTACGCCCAGGGCATCTCGGTCGACGTCCCCCTGCCCGACCTGCCGTTCCAGCTCGCCGTCCGGGAGGTGCGGCCGCTGCCCGAAGGGCTGACGGTCACCGCGGACGCGCGGGACGTACCCATCAACGCGGCCGGCTGA
- a CDS encoding Ms5788A family Cys-rich leader peptide, with amino-acid sequence MGTLLTKRRAVDLCRVATCLCRPVI; translated from the coding sequence ATGGGGACGCTCCTCACCAAACGGCGCGCGGTCGACCTGTGCCGCGTGGCCACCTGCCTGTGTCGCCCCGTCATCTGA
- a CDS encoding sulfurtransferase, with protein sequence MSRDTALVSVEWAEKNLDAPGVVFVEVDEDTSAYDTGHLAGAVKLDWKTDLQDPVRRDFVNRSQFEALLSERGIGNDDTVILYGGNNNWFAAYAYWYFKLYGHREVKLLDGGRKKWELDARPLVKDAVTRPATRYVAQDPDTSIRAFRDEVVAAIGTKNLVDVRSPDEFAGRLLAPAHLPQEQAQRAGHIPTAISVPWSKAANEDGTFKSDDELRGIYADAGLDESLETIAYCRIGERSSHTWFVLRELLGHRNVKNYDGSWTEYGSLVGVPVALGDEPGEA encoded by the coding sequence ATGAGTCGCGACACCGCACTGGTCTCGGTCGAGTGGGCCGAGAAGAATCTCGACGCCCCGGGCGTCGTCTTCGTCGAGGTCGACGAGGACACCTCGGCCTACGACACCGGCCACCTCGCCGGCGCCGTCAAGCTGGACTGGAAGACCGACCTGCAGGACCCGGTGCGCCGGGACTTCGTGAACCGGAGCCAGTTCGAGGCGCTCCTCTCCGAGCGCGGGATCGGCAACGACGACACCGTGATCCTGTACGGCGGCAACAACAACTGGTTCGCCGCTTACGCGTACTGGTACTTCAAGCTCTACGGCCACCGCGAGGTCAAGCTGCTCGACGGCGGCCGGAAGAAGTGGGAACTCGACGCCCGGCCGCTGGTCAAGGACGCGGTGACCCGTCCGGCGACCCGGTACGTCGCGCAGGATCCGGACACCTCGATCCGTGCCTTCCGCGACGAGGTGGTGGCCGCGATCGGCACCAAGAACCTGGTCGACGTGCGCAGCCCCGACGAGTTCGCCGGCCGGCTGCTCGCCCCCGCCCACCTCCCGCAGGAGCAGGCGCAGCGGGCCGGCCACATCCCCACCGCGATCAGCGTGCCGTGGTCGAAGGCGGCCAACGAGGACGGCACCTTCAAGTCCGACGACGAGCTACGCGGGATCTACGCCGACGCCGGTCTGGACGAGAGCTTGGAGACCATCGCCTACTGCCGGATCGGCGAGCGCTCCTCGCACACCTGGTTCGTGCTGCGGGAACTGCTCGGCCACCGCAACGTGAAGAACTACGACGGCTCCTGGACCGAGTACGGCTCGCTCGTCGGCGTGCCGGTCGCGCTCGGCGACGAGCCGGGGGAGGCCTGA
- a CDS encoding DUF1416 domain-containing protein, whose protein sequence is MTAPTAAGCAAPDQAAPLPASLDLEKETVISGIVRSAEGEAVPGAYVRLLDSTGEFTAEVVTSAAGQFRFFAAPGTWTLRALSRHGNGDVAVTAGRGINEVSVTVAS, encoded by the coding sequence ATGACCGCTCCCACCGCCGCCGGCTGCGCCGCTCCGGACCAGGCCGCGCCGCTGCCGGCCAGCCTGGACCTGGAGAAGGAGACCGTCATCAGTGGCATCGTCCGCTCCGCCGAGGGCGAGGCCGTGCCGGGCGCGTACGTCCGGCTGCTCGACTCGACCGGTGAGTTCACCGCCGAGGTGGTCACCTCGGCCGCCGGACAGTTCCGGTTCTTCGCCGCGCCGGGCACCTGGACCCTGCGGGCGCTCTCCCGGCACGGCAACGGCGACGTCGCTGTGACCGCCGGCCGGGGGATCAACGAGGTGTCGGTCACCGTCGCCTCCTGA
- a CDS encoding winged helix-turn-helix domain-containing protein translates to MSGEAGPIVVCVSADVAVRERVVRRLDGVAPVVSCADLDELRAVLFASSMVAPPPEPTPVESSGEAGTAGADPPGGPVGWGDLLVDRVGHLVTWRGEPLSLTRTERELLARLVTPPISVWSYERLFAAVWGGDYLGDAAVLHSAVKRLRHKLRPLPGGPRVHTVRGVGYRLDAPPPPTGA, encoded by the coding sequence GTGTCCGGTGAAGCAGGTCCCATCGTCGTCTGCGTCAGCGCCGACGTCGCCGTCCGGGAACGCGTGGTGCGTCGTCTCGACGGGGTGGCGCCGGTGGTGAGCTGCGCCGACCTCGACGAACTGCGGGCGGTGCTGTTCGCGTCGTCGATGGTGGCGCCGCCGCCGGAGCCGACCCCGGTCGAGTCGTCCGGCGAGGCGGGCACCGCGGGGGCGGATCCCCCGGGCGGGCCGGTCGGCTGGGGCGACCTGCTCGTCGACCGGGTCGGACACCTGGTCACCTGGCGCGGCGAGCCGCTCTCCCTGACCCGTACCGAGCGGGAACTGCTCGCCCGGCTGGTCACCCCGCCGATCTCCGTCTGGAGCTACGAGCGGCTCTTCGCCGCGGTCTGGGGCGGCGACTACCTCGGCGACGCCGCGGTCCTGCACTCGGCGGTCAAGAGGCTTCGGCACAAGCTGCGGCCCCTACCCGGCGGGCCGCGGGTGCACACCGTGCGCGGCGTCGGCTACCGGCTGGACGCGCCGCCGCCACCCACCGGTGCCTGA
- a CDS encoding glycogen debranching N-terminal domain-containing protein: MKDLVSILDGNTFLVTDRRGDIEPSFDFPTGLFSFDTRFLSTWLLTIDGKRLHALSIDDAESYRTRFFLAPGEPTHYLDAKVSVIRSRAIGGSFEEELTVLNHSRDPVEFTLRLDIGSDFADLFEIKNVRQKKGRTTASVNGRELRLTYRRDAFHREAVVSSSEPADIDVSGMTYRIRVDGHGEWTTRLSVATVVYGAHGEDIRATLPYGGSRNVAAIQAEQNELIERAPKLGCDCQPLAGAYRRSLNDLAALRYESIALGVRLLAAGLPWFMTLFGRDSIFTSLQVLPFLPELIPPTIQILGGLQGHRVDDFRDEEPGKILHELRYGEMAGFEEQPHSPYYGSADSTPLFVILLDEYEQWTGDSQLVRLLESQVRAALDWIDTYGDLLGTGYIWYHTRNEETGLPNQCWKDSWDAISFADGRLPGFPRATCELQGYAYDAKMRGARLARTFWNDPAYADRLEREAAELKHRFNRDFWIPEKEYYALALDAEGRQVDALSSNIGHLLWSGIVDESRAGRIAEHLLGPRLFSGWGVRTLADDQGRYNPIGYHVGTVWPFDNSIIAWGLWRYGYREEAGRISDGILAASQFFQGRLPEAFAGYERDLTDYPVQYPTACSPQAWSTGTPLLLLRVMLGLEPQGEHLIIDPAVPEGMGRIELLDIPGRWGMVDALGRSRSPEDGHPDR, translated from the coding sequence GTGAAGGACCTAGTCAGCATCCTGGACGGCAACACCTTCCTGGTGACCGACCGGCGCGGTGACATCGAGCCCTCCTTCGACTTCCCCACCGGCCTCTTCTCCTTCGACACCCGGTTCCTCTCCACCTGGCTGCTCACCATCGACGGCAAGCGGCTGCACGCGCTCTCCATCGACGACGCGGAGTCCTACCGCACCCGGTTCTTCCTGGCCCCCGGCGAGCCGACGCACTACCTGGACGCCAAGGTGTCGGTGATTCGCAGCCGCGCCATCGGCGGCAGCTTCGAGGAAGAGCTGACGGTGCTCAACCACTCGCGCGACCCGGTCGAGTTCACCCTGCGGCTCGACATCGGCAGCGACTTCGCCGACCTGTTCGAGATCAAGAACGTCCGGCAGAAGAAGGGGCGCACGACGGCCAGCGTGAACGGCAGGGAACTGCGGCTCACCTACCGCCGCGACGCCTTCCACCGGGAGGCGGTGGTCAGCAGCAGCGAGCCGGCCGACATCGACGTGTCCGGCATGACCTACCGCATCCGCGTCGACGGGCACGGCGAGTGGACCACCCGGCTGAGCGTGGCGACCGTGGTCTACGGCGCCCACGGTGAGGACATCCGGGCCACCCTGCCGTACGGCGGCAGCCGGAACGTGGCCGCCATCCAGGCCGAGCAGAACGAGCTGATCGAGCGGGCGCCGAAGCTCGGCTGCGACTGCCAGCCGCTGGCCGGCGCGTACCGGCGCAGCCTGAACGACCTGGCGGCGCTGCGCTACGAGTCCATCGCCCTCGGGGTGCGGCTGCTCGCCGCCGGGCTGCCCTGGTTCATGACCCTCTTCGGCCGGGACAGCATCTTCACCTCGCTGCAGGTGCTGCCGTTCCTGCCGGAGCTGATCCCGCCGACCATCCAGATCCTCGGCGGCCTCCAGGGCCACCGCGTGGACGACTTCCGGGACGAGGAGCCGGGCAAGATCCTGCACGAGCTCCGGTACGGCGAGATGGCCGGCTTCGAGGAGCAGCCCCATTCGCCGTACTACGGTTCGGCCGACTCGACGCCGCTCTTCGTCATCCTGCTCGACGAGTACGAACAGTGGACCGGGGACAGCCAGCTGGTGCGGCTGCTGGAGTCGCAGGTTCGGGCTGCGCTGGACTGGATCGACACCTATGGCGACCTGCTCGGCACCGGCTACATCTGGTACCACACCCGCAACGAGGAGACCGGGCTGCCGAACCAGTGCTGGAAGGACTCCTGGGACGCGATCTCCTTCGCCGACGGCCGGCTGCCCGGGTTCCCCCGGGCCACCTGCGAACTCCAGGGGTACGCGTACGACGCTAAGATGCGCGGCGCCCGGCTGGCCCGGACGTTCTGGAACGACCCCGCGTACGCCGACCGGCTGGAGCGGGAGGCGGCCGAGCTGAAGCACCGGTTCAACCGGGACTTTTGGATCCCGGAGAAGGAGTACTACGCGCTCGCCCTCGACGCCGAGGGGCGGCAGGTGGACGCGCTCAGCTCGAACATCGGCCACCTGTTGTGGAGCGGCATCGTGGACGAGTCCCGGGCCGGCCGGATCGCCGAGCACCTGCTGGGACCGCGGCTCTTCTCCGGCTGGGGCGTGCGTACCCTCGCCGACGACCAGGGGCGTTACAACCCGATCGGCTACCACGTCGGCACGGTCTGGCCGTTCGACAACTCGATCATCGCCTGGGGCCTTTGGCGGTACGGCTACCGGGAGGAGGCCGGGCGGATCTCCGACGGGATCCTGGCCGCCTCCCAATTCTTCCAGGGGCGGCTGCCGGAGGCGTTCGCGGGCTACGAGCGGGACCTCACCGACTACCCGGTGCAGTACCCGACGGCGTGCAGCCCGCAGGCCTGGTCGACCGGGACGCCGCTGCTGCTCCTGCGGGTCATGCTCGGCCTGGAGCCGCAGGGTGAGCATCTGATCATCGATCCGGCCGTGCCGGAGGGCATGGGCCGGATCGAACTGCTCGACATCCCGGGCCGCTGGGGCATGGTCGACGCCCTCGGCCGCAGCCGTTCACCCGAGGACGGCCACCCCGACCGCTGA
- a CDS encoding SCP2 sterol-binding domain-containing protein: MSEATERFFESLPARAPEVLRGLVSGTLQIDLDTGDRTDHWLVRMRPGSVRVSRDRGPADAIWFSSMDLFDRLVCGEAQGVAAVLRNESTFSGNVVLFLAFRRFFPNPPGTRDPREVARRQTGRLT; encoded by the coding sequence GTGAGCGAGGCGACCGAGCGGTTCTTCGAATCGCTGCCGGCGCGCGCCCCTGAGGTCCTCCGCGGGCTGGTCAGCGGCACCCTGCAGATCGACCTCGACACCGGCGACCGGACCGACCACTGGCTCGTCCGGATGCGTCCTGGTTCGGTGCGGGTGAGCCGCGACCGCGGACCGGCCGACGCCATCTGGTTCAGCAGCATGGACCTCTTCGATCGGCTGGTGTGTGGCGAGGCGCAGGGCGTCGCCGCGGTGCTGCGCAACGAGAGCACGTTCAGCGGGAACGTGGTGCTCTTCCTGGCCTTCCGACGCTTCTTCCCGAATCCGCCGGGCACCCGGGACCCCCGTGAGGTGGCCCGGCGGCAGACCGGGCGGTTGACGTGA